One genomic segment of Aliarcobacter cibarius includes these proteins:
- the hslV gene encoding ATP-dependent protease subunit HslV, producing the protein MFHATTILAYKGKNKAVIGGDGQVSFGNTVLKGNATKIRTLYQGKILAGFAGSTADAFNLFDMFEAHLEACKGDLLKSVIAFSKEWRKDKYLRRLEAMMIVLNKEKIFILSGNGDVVEPEDGEIASIGSGGNFAISAARALAKHSNLDEEELVKESLMIAGELCIYTNQNIKILKLED; encoded by the coding sequence ATGTTTCACGCGACAACTATACTTGCATACAAAGGTAAAAATAAAGCTGTAATTGGTGGAGATGGACAAGTGTCTTTTGGAAATACAGTTTTAAAAGGGAATGCAACAAAAATAAGAACTTTATATCAAGGAAAAATATTAGCCGGTTTTGCAGGAAGTACTGCAGATGCATTTAATCTTTTTGATATGTTTGAAGCTCATTTAGAAGCTTGTAAAGGAGATTTACTAAAGTCTGTTATTGCTTTTTCTAAAGAGTGGAGAAAAGATAAATATTTAAGAAGACTTGAAGCTATGATGATAGTTTTAAATAAAGAGAAAATATTTATATTAAGTGGAAATGGTGATGTAGTTGAACCAGAAGATGGAGAAATTGCAAGTATTGGAAGTGGTGGAAATTTTGCCATTTCGGCTGCACGGGCATTAGCAAAACATTCAAATCTTGATGAAGAAGAGTTGGTAAAAGAATCACTTATGATTGCTGGAGAACTATGTATTT
- the rplI gene encoding 50S ribosomal protein L9 encodes MKVLLIKDVKTLGKAGEIKEVADGYGKNFLIGKGLALQATNDVIAKHNAEQKKLALKEEEEIKAAKELAEKINSTKLTIRHKAGTNGQLIGSVTNKEISEELEKQFSIMIDKKSIAADNKLKSVGIYEVVCKLGHSINATLKIDIIAG; translated from the coding sequence ATGAAAGTATTATTAATAAAAGATGTAAAAACTTTAGGAAAAGCTGGAGAGATAAAAGAAGTAGCTGATGGATATGGTAAAAATTTTTTAATTGGAAAAGGTTTAGCTTTACAAGCAACAAATGATGTAATTGCAAAACATAACGCAGAACAAAAAAAATTAGCACTTAAAGAAGAAGAGGAGATAAAAGCTGCAAAAGAGTTAGCAGAAAAAATTAATTCTACTAAACTTACTATTAGACACAAAGCTGGTACTAATGGTCAACTAATTGGAAGTGTTACAAATAAAGAGATAAGTGAAGAACTTGAAAAACAATTTTCTATAATGATTGATAAAAAAAGTATAGCAGCTGATAACAAATTAAAATCAGTTGGTATTTATGAAGTTGTTTGTAAATTAGGGCACTCTATAAATGCTACATTAAAAATTGATATTATTGCAGGTTAA
- a CDS encoding recombinase family protein, protein MSKIFTYIRKNLNNDKYTQEQEEAISNYVSKKKLQIYKNVEIIINTPKDEKNILQLLENCEKNSMIIVTNLNVFGRTIDTILEIVKFLLQNKIRIIVIEQNLDLIDDKDMLSQMILSVISMTVNLEKELMSLRTKEALTAKKLDGIALGKPKGTIQKSKFDEQREKIEELLGVGLSVRKIAKLLGYNNHIGLNNYVRKRNIKQQVNQSSDS, encoded by the coding sequence ATGTCAAAAATTTTTACTTACATTAGAAAAAATTTAAACAATGATAAATATACACAAGAGCAAGAAGAAGCAATTTCTAATTATGTTTCAAAAAAGAAGTTGCAAATATATAAAAATGTTGAGATAATTATTAATACACCAAAAGATGAAAAAAACATTTTACAACTTCTTGAAAATTGTGAAAAAAACTCAATGATTATTGTTACAAATTTAAATGTATTTGGAAGAACAATAGATACAATTTTAGAAATTGTAAAGTTTTTATTACAAAATAAAATTCGAATTATTGTAATAGAGCAAAATTTGGATTTAATAGATGACAAAGATATGCTAAGCCAAATGATTTTAAGTGTTATATCAATGACAGTAAATTTAGAGAAAGAGCTTATGAGTCTTAGAACAAAAGAGGCTTTAACTGCAAAAAAATTAGATGGTATAGCTTTAGGAAAACCAAAAGGAACTATTCAAAAATCTAAGTTTGATGAACAAAGAGAGAAAATTGAAGAACTTCTAGGTGTAGGTTTAAGTGTACGAAAAATAGCAAAACTTTTAGGTTATAATAACCATATAGGCTTAAATAATTATGTTAGAAAAAGAAATATAAAACAACAAGTTAATCAATCTTCAGATAGTTAG
- a CDS encoding UbiX family flavin prenyltransferase, producing MKLTVAISGASGVNLAIKFVKLIPKDIELFVVFSKSAKKALSLENKLKVKDIFKDFNNITIFKDENIGASIASGSFKIDKMIIIPCSSNTLAKCAYGIADSLITRAFSVMLKEKREIIVVPRELPLNTIMLENMLKLSNLGVVIAPPILGYYSNQQTLEDMENFIIGKWMDLLKIDNTLYKRWK from the coding sequence TTGAAGTTAACTGTTGCAATTAGCGGTGCTAGTGGGGTAAATTTAGCGATAAAATTCGTAAAACTCATACCCAAAGATATTGAGCTTTTTGTTGTATTTTCTAAAAGTGCAAAAAAAGCATTAAGTCTTGAAAATAAACTGAAAGTAAAAGATATTTTTAAAGATTTTAATAATATCACAATCTTCAAAGATGAAAATATAGGAGCTTCAATTGCTTCTGGATCATTTAAAATTGACAAAATGATAATTATTCCTTGCAGTTCAAATACACTTGCAAAATGTGCCTATGGGATAGCAGATAGTCTTATTACAAGAGCCTTTTCAGTAATGTTAAAAGAAAAGAGAGAGATAATTGTAGTTCCCAGAGAATTACCTCTAAATACTATTATGCTTGAAAATATGCTAAAACTATCAAATTTAGGCGTTGTTATTGCTCCACCAATATTAGGATATTACAGTAATCAACAAACACTTGAAGATATGGAAAATTTTATTATTGGAAAATGGATGGACTTATTAAAAATAGATAATACATTATACAAAAGATGGAAATGA
- the coaD gene encoding pantetheine-phosphate adenylyltransferase, translating to MENSNYNYTGSYKRAIYSGTFDPITIGHLDIIERATNIFDEVIISVAKSELKKPMFSHQKRVEFVKAATTHLNNVRVVGFDTLLVDLARELKTNTIIRGLRAVSDFEFELQMGYANSSINKNLETVYLMPTLEHAFVSSTIVREIIRFKGKFEHLVPKKVVECM from the coding sequence ATGGAAAACAGTAATTATAATTATACAGGTTCATATAAAAGAGCAATTTATAGTGGTACCTTTGATCCAATAACTATTGGTCATTTAGACATCATAGAAAGAGCAACAAATATCTTTGATGAAGTTATTATTAGTGTTGCAAAAAGTGAACTAAAAAAACCAATGTTTTCTCACCAAAAAAGAGTGGAATTTGTAAAAGCAGCTACAACTCACCTAAACAATGTTAGAGTTGTAGGGTTTGATACACTTTTAGTTGATTTAGCAAGAGAACTTAAAACTAATACAATTATAAGAGGTCTTAGAGCTGTTAGTGACTTTGAATTTGAACTTCAAATGGGATATGCAAACTCTTCAATAAATAAGAATTTAGAAACTGTTTATTTAATGCCTACTTTAGAACACGCTTTTGTAAGCTCTACAATTGTTAGAGAAATTATAAGATTTAAAGGAAAATTTGAACATTTGGTTCCTAAGAAGGTTGTTGAATGTATGTAG
- the tmk gene encoding dTMP kinase: MYVVLEGIDTAGKSTQLQLLKYKFPSAVFTKEPGGTKLGIKLREMILNGEANSNLAEMFMFLADRAEHTKEVILKNKNELVISDRSFISGIAYALDEEIDKLIELNRLATSNNFPQKVILLELSKEELEKRLSQKQNDSIEKRGIEYLLNIQKRLKETILKLNISYKFIDASLNINEIEKIIEDFINAK, encoded by the coding sequence ATGTATGTAGTTCTTGAAGGTATTGATACAGCTGGAAAATCTACACAACTACAACTTTTAAAATATAAATTTCCCAGTGCTGTTTTTACAAAAGAACCAGGTGGAACAAAACTTGGAATTAAACTTAGAGAGATGATTTTAAATGGTGAAGCAAATTCAAATTTAGCTGAGATGTTTATGTTTTTAGCTGATAGAGCAGAACATACTAAAGAAGTTATTTTAAAAAATAAAAATGAATTGGTAATAAGTGATAGATCTTTTATCTCAGGTATTGCTTATGCTTTAGATGAAGAAATTGATAAACTAATAGAATTAAACCGTCTTGCAACTTCAAATAATTTTCCACAAAAAGTTATATTATTGGAACTAAGTAAAGAAGAATTAGAAAAAAGATTATCACAAAAGCAAAATGATAGTATAGAAAAAAGAGGAATAGAATATCTTTTAAATATTCAAAAAAGATTAAAAGAGACGATTTTAAAACTAAATATATCTTATAAATTTATTGATGCAAGTCTAAATATAAATGAAATTGAGAAGATTATAGAGGATTTTATAAATGCAAAATAG
- the hisS gene encoding histidine--tRNA ligase, producing the protein MQNSIKNIQSLRGMKDIVGSESELFTYFVENASKIAKKYGFSYIETPLLEETALFKRSVGESSDIVNKEMYQFIDKGQNDVCLRPEGTAGVVRHFVEKKLDRAGGVYKWYYYGPMFRYERPQKGRLREFHQFGCEVFGLQSVYEDANIIIMIKEILEFFGIGFTLKLNSLGCSDCMPKYKESLVEHLSSFKEELCEDCNRRLLTNPIRVLDCKIEKCQSLLTNSPKITNNLCNSCNTDFNKLKEILDFNNISYEIDSNLVRGLDYYNKTAFEFVSNEIGSQSAIAGGGRYDRLVEFLGGKSTPGIGFAIGIERLLELVKKNDEKEDFVYIGVLDEASLNKAFEIGIKKRKTTKTYIEYTPRGFAKHFGIAEKLGCNIVALIGENELKNETIYTKNIGTKEEITVKLGDF; encoded by the coding sequence ATGCAAAATAGTATTAAAAATATACAAAGTTTAAGAGGAATGAAAGATATTGTGGGAAGTGAAAGTGAACTTTTCACATATTTTGTTGAAAATGCTTCTAAAATTGCTAAAAAATATGGATTTTCTTACATTGAAACTCCACTTTTGGAAGAGACTGCTTTATTTAAAAGAAGCGTTGGAGAAAGTAGTGATATTGTAAACAAAGAGATGTACCAATTTATTGATAAAGGACAAAATGATGTTTGTCTAAGACCTGAAGGTACAGCTGGAGTTGTTAGACATTTTGTTGAGAAAAAACTTGATCGTGCTGGAGGGGTTTATAAATGGTACTATTATGGACCAATGTTTAGATATGAAAGACCTCAAAAAGGAAGATTAAGAGAATTTCACCAATTTGGTTGTGAAGTTTTTGGATTACAAAGTGTTTATGAAGATGCAAATATTATAATCATGATAAAAGAAATTTTAGAATTTTTTGGTATTGGATTTACTTTAAAATTAAATTCTTTAGGATGCAGTGATTGTATGCCAAAATATAAAGAAAGCTTAGTTGAACATCTATCAAGCTTCAAAGAAGAATTATGCGAAGATTGTAATAGAAGACTTTTAACAAATCCTATTAGAGTTTTAGATTGTAAAATTGAAAAATGCCAATCACTATTAACTAATTCACCAAAAATTACAAATAACCTTTGTAATTCATGTAATACAGATTTCAATAAACTAAAAGAAATTTTAGATTTTAATAATATCTCTTATGAAATAGATTCAAACCTTGTTCGTGGACTTGATTACTATAACAAAACAGCCTTTGAATTTGTAAGTAATGAAATAGGTTCTCAAAGTGCAATAGCTGGTGGAGGAAGATACGATAGATTAGTTGAATTCTTAGGTGGAAAATCAACTCCTGGTATTGGTTTTGCTATAGGTATTGAAAGACTTTTAGAATTAGTTAAGAAAAATGATGAAAAAGAAGACTTTGTATACATTGGTGTTTTAGATGAAGCTTCTTTAAATAAAGCTTTTGAAATAGGTATAAAAAAAAGAAAAACAACAAAAACTTATATCGAATATACTCCTAGAGGATTTGCAAAGCATTTTGGCATAGCTGAAAAATTAGGTTGTAATATTGTTGCATTAATCGGTGAAAATGAACTAAAGAATGAGACAATTTATACAAAAAATATAGGTACAAAAGAAGAAATTACAGTGAAGTTGGGAGATTTTTAG
- the speA gene encoding biosynthetic arginine decarboxylase, with protein MKNKYGIDIWGDDNFFIEDGVVKVDYSCSPSLISIVKDIRKQGFKGPLLLRFPHITKKQIKTLFNAFNASMKEYDYKGKFNAVFPLKVNQLPNFIHPLVSAGKKYGYGLEAGSKAELIIAMTYNNLGSPITVNGFKDKEMIHLCFIAKSMGHDITVIIEGLNELEMIVEVLKETNMEAPNVGLRVRLHSGGSGVWAKSGGIDSKFGLTSTEILEAFELMQDNNLEDLLTMIHFHIGSAMNTIKPLKKALRESGHIYAELKNLGAKKLSSINIGGGLSVEYSAYEQSRFYSLNEFASDVVFTLKEIARQKGVEEPNIFTESGRFISAASTVLIAPVLELFSAEYELSHLKLKGVNPPLIQELHDLFRDMTKKKAYEFMHDSIDHLESLLTLFDLGYIDLQDRSNAEILTHQIIKKAISLLQVDDYEELRKFDKNIQEKYLLNFSLFQSLPDYWGINQEFPIMPITHLDKKPTRSASLWDITCDSDGEIPFDMQKPLYLHDVNLNKEDYFLGFFNVGAYQDTLGMKHNLFSHPTEVNVVFKDDEVILEKLLESQKVIDILDDIDYDTEEIQSILSKRLPLETYEILKKYLNDNSYLKTIWSYYDDE; from the coding sequence ATGAAAAATAAATATGGAATAGATATTTGGGGTGATGATAATTTTTTTATTGAAGATGGTGTTGTAAAAGTTGATTATAGTTGTTCTCCTTCACTTATTTCAATTGTAAAAGACATAAGAAAACAAGGATTTAAAGGTCCTTTGCTTCTTAGATTTCCTCATATTACGAAAAAACAAATAAAAACTCTTTTTAATGCTTTCAATGCAAGCATGAAAGAGTATGATTACAAAGGTAAATTTAATGCAGTTTTCCCATTAAAAGTAAACCAACTACCTAATTTTATTCACCCTTTAGTAAGTGCTGGGAAAAAGTATGGTTATGGTTTGGAAGCTGGAAGTAAAGCCGAATTAATAATAGCTATGACTTATAACAACTTGGGAAGTCCTATTACTGTAAATGGATTCAAAGATAAAGAGATGATACATCTTTGCTTCATTGCAAAAAGTATGGGTCATGATATTACAGTTATTATTGAAGGTTTAAATGAACTTGAAATGATTGTTGAAGTTTTAAAAGAGACAAATATGGAAGCGCCTAATGTAGGTCTTAGAGTTAGACTTCATAGTGGAGGAAGCGGCGTTTGGGCAAAAAGTGGAGGAATTGATTCTAAATTTGGACTTACTTCAACAGAAATTCTAGAAGCTTTTGAACTTATGCAAGACAATAATTTAGAAGATTTATTAACTATGATTCATTTCCACATAGGTTCAGCTATGAATACTATCAAACCTTTGAAAAAAGCTTTAAGAGAATCTGGTCATATCTATGCTGAACTTAAAAATTTAGGAGCAAAAAAATTAAGCTCAATAAACATTGGTGGTGGATTAAGTGTTGAATATAGTGCTTACGAACAATCAAGATTCTACTCTCTAAATGAATTTGCAAGTGACGTTGTATTTACACTAAAAGAGATAGCAAGACAAAAAGGTGTTGAAGAGCCAAATATTTTTACTGAATCAGGAAGATTTATTAGTGCTGCATCAACTGTACTTATAGCACCTGTTTTAGAACTTTTCTCAGCAGAATATGAATTAAGTCATCTAAAATTAAAAGGAGTAAATCCTCCTCTTATTCAAGAGTTACATGATTTGTTTAGAGATATGACTAAGAAAAAAGCATATGAGTTTATGCATGATAGTATTGACCACTTAGAGTCACTTTTAACTCTTTTTGATTTAGGATATATTGACTTACAAGATAGATCAAATGCTGAAATTTTAACTCATCAAATTATAAAAAAAGCTATTTCACTTTTACAAGTAGATGATTATGAAGAGCTTAGAAAATTTGATAAAAATATTCAAGAAAAATATCTACTTAATTTCTCTTTATTCCAATCACTACCAGATTATTGGGGAATAAACCAAGAATTCCCTATTATGCCAATTACGCATTTAGATAAGAAACCAACAAGAAGTGCAAGTCTTTGGGATATAACTTGTGATAGTGATGGAGAGATACCTTTTGATATGCAAAAACCTCTATATTTACATGATGTAAATTTAAATAAAGAAGATTACTTTCTAGGTTTTTTTAATGTGGGAGCATATCAAGATACTTTAGGAATGAAACACAATCTATTCTCTCATCCAACTGAAGTAAATGTAGTATTTAAAGATGATGAAGTAATTTTAGAAAAACTTTTAGAATCTCAAAAAGTTATAGATATTTTGGATGATATTGACTATGATACTGAAGAGATACAAAGTATTTTGAGTAAAAGATTACCTTTAGAAACTTATGAAATATTAAAAAAATACCTGAATGATAATAGTTATTTAAAAACTATCTGGAGTTACTATGACGATGAATGA